The Arcobacter sp. F2176 genome includes the window TGCTAAAAGATGCCATTGAAACTCTTGTTCAGCAATAGAACTTATGTGAAAAAAATATCTAAAAAGAACATCCCCAGCAACTAATAAAACCAAAATAAAGATTAGCCAAGATGTTATTTGACCGATACGCATTATAAGCGTATCAAGTCTATTTGCTAAAAGTGCTAACTCTTTCATTATTTCAACTTAGTCATAACCACTAATTCACTTTTATCTTGCCAACCATCATGAATAGTCTTAAAGTTAAAGTAACTCTCATGAACTTTTTTAACCAAAGGATCTTTTGCAGTAAGCTTGTCATAAGTTGAAAAAGTAACTTCTCTTAATTTTTTAATAACTTCATTTGGTAATGTTTTTACGATAACACCTTGATTTTTTACCAAATCATCTAATGCCTCTGAGTTATTTGCTTCAGACCATGAAAGACCCATAAGATTACACTCAGATGCAACTGCTTTTACTATTGCTTGAATATCTTTTGGTAGTGTTGCCCAAGCATCTTTATTAATCAAACACTCAGTTGTATTACTTGGTTCTCCCCATCCTGTTGTATAGTAATATTTAGCAGCTTTTTGGAATCCCATTCTTCTATCTTGGAACGGTCCTACAAACTCTGCTGCATCAATTACACCTCTTTCTAAAGCTGGGAAAATTTCTCCACCTGGTAATAACTTAACGCTAACACCCAATTGCTCAAGAACTTTTCCAGCAAGTCCTGGAACCCTCATTCTTAATCCATCTAAGTCTTTAACACCATTTATCTCTTTTTTGAACCAACCAGTCATTTGAGTACCTGTATTTCCAGCTGCTAAACCAATCACATTAAATGGTTTATAAACCTCATCCCAAAGTTCTTGTCCTCCACCAAATTGTAACCAAGCATTTGTACCTTCAAAAGTCATACCAAAGGGAACTGCCGTGAAATATTGAGCTGCAAATGTTTTACCAGCCCAAAAAAATGAATTACCCCAATTCATCTCAATAGTACCCTTTGATACAGCATCAAAACCTTCCATTGCAGGGATTAATTCCCCAGCTGGATAATGTTTGATTCTCAATCTTCCATTTGTCAACTCT containing:
- a CDS encoding TRAP transporter substrate-binding protein encodes the protein MTKNRRDFIKKTGLAGITAAVAIPSVASADSSKKFRWKMTNCYGAGAPFYSTGPGSASYFCKRVEELTNGRLRIKHYPAGELIPAMEGFDAVSKGTIEMNWGNSFFWAGKTFAAQYFTAVPFGMTFEGTNAWLQFGGGQELWDEVYKPFNVIGLAAGNTGTQMTGWFKKEINGVKDLDGLRMRVPGLAGKVLEQLGVSVKLLPGGEIFPALERGVIDAAEFVGPFQDRRMGFQKAAKYYYTTGWGEPSNTTECLINKDAWATLPKDIQAIVKAVASECNLMGLSWSEANNSEALDDLVKNQGVIVKTLPNEVIKKLREVTFSTYDKLTAKDPLVKKVHESYFNFKTIHDGWQDKSELVVMTKLK